ACTCCAGTAGAGATAGATAACTAGCTGGCATTCCATGGCAATGAGCCAGAAAGAAGCGGCACCAAAAAACTCCTGATAACTCCCACCATAAGGCATGATAAAATATGGTACAGTGAAGAGCGCATCCATCATAATCAAGGTCATTACAATGATGACTCCTGCTTTTAGTCCATGCATAGGGCCACTCCATTTGTAGTACACATGTGTCCCTATCCAGACGGTAGGAATCAAGATGATGGCCAATGTGAGATTTGCCTGAAGTTCCAGATCTTCAAGTACCGGCAGGTAATAAGAGAGCGTAAAAAAGCTCACTCCTACCATCCAAATTAAAACTGCGATAATGATTGCTTTGATAGTTTTCATTGCTTTGTCTTTTTATTGATAAAACAAAGCTGTTGGTTATACTATCGTTTGATTTGTTTGAAAAGGAGTACGATTTGTTCGAAAGGGATTATC
The sequence above is drawn from the Reichenbachiella sp. genome and encodes:
- a CDS encoding DUF5367 family protein, with the translated sequence MKTIKAIIIAVLIWMVGVSFFTLSYYLPVLEDLELQANLTLAIILIPTVWIGTHVYYKWSGPMHGLKAGVIIVMTLIMMDALFTVPYFIMPYGGSYQEFFGAASFWLIAMECQLVIYLYWSSKIKNKQS